A window of Candidatus Margulisiibacteriota bacterium contains these coding sequences:
- the hisC gene encoding histidinol-phosphate transaminase: protein MQTKENIQNIAPYQPGVLKEGAIKLASNENPLGSSPKALAALKESLDKLHLYPDGGCVRLKNALAEYYGLSPEYFLTGNGSDEIFHFITAAFVRPAERVLTSTVTFSEYTFAAKLFAGAVDYAPLADGRFQLEAMLQKITPQTKIIFLANPNNPTGTYFPAAELENFLKKVPDEIMVVLDEAYAEYAAAADYPNSLGLLKTFKNLLLTRTFSKIYGLAGLRAGYMIAAPEVIAYLNKTREPFNVNALAQTAAAAALDDRDFVRRSRENNEIGKKYLYAEFDKLGLKYYPTEANFIFVYIGQDCNAAFQKLLERGVTVRPLQSFGVQDAIRVTIGTPEQNQKFSAALKEIL from the coding sequence ATGCAGACCAAAGAGAATATTCAAAACATCGCGCCGTATCAGCCCGGAGTCTTAAAAGAGGGCGCGATCAAACTGGCTTCCAATGAGAATCCGCTGGGCTCTTCGCCCAAAGCTCTGGCGGCGCTCAAAGAAAGTCTGGACAAACTGCATCTCTATCCTGACGGCGGCTGCGTTCGGCTGAAAAACGCGCTGGCTGAATATTACGGCCTGTCGCCGGAATATTTTTTGACCGGCAATGGCTCGGACGAAATTTTTCATTTTATCACCGCGGCTTTTGTGCGGCCGGCAGAGCGGGTTTTGACTTCGACGGTTACTTTTTCCGAATACACTTTTGCCGCGAAACTTTTTGCCGGCGCGGTGGATTATGCGCCGCTTGCCGACGGCCGATTTCAGCTGGAGGCCATGCTTCAAAAAATCACGCCGCAGACCAAAATAATTTTTTTGGCCAATCCCAATAACCCGACTGGCACGTATTTCCCGGCGGCGGAATTAGAAAATTTCTTAAAAAAAGTTCCCGATGAGATCATGGTGGTCCTTGACGAAGCCTATGCCGAGTATGCCGCCGCCGCGGATTATCCGAACTCCCTGGGCCTGCTGAAAACTTTTAAAAATCTTTTGCTCACCCGCACTTTTTCCAAAATTTACGGTTTGGCCGGATTGCGCGCGGGATACATGATCGCCGCCCCTGAAGTGATTGCCTATCTGAATAAAACCCGCGAGCCTTTTAATGTCAACGCGCTGGCGCAGACCGCGGCGGCGGCGGCGCTGGACGACAGAGATTTTGTGCGGCGTTCGCGCGAAAATAATGAAATCGGCAAAAAATATTTATATGCGGAGTTTGATAAACTGGGCTTAAAATATTATCCGACGGAAGCAAATTTTATTTTTGTTTATATCGGCCAGGACTGCAACGCGGCTTTTCAGAAACTGCTGGAGCGGGGCGTGACCGTGCGTCCCCTGCAGAGCTTTGGCGTCCAGGACGCCATCCGCGTAACGATCGGCACGCCGGAGCAGAATCAAAAATTTAGCGCCGCTTTAAAGGAGATCTTGTAA